One part of the Candidatus Bathyarchaeota archaeon genome encodes these proteins:
- a CDS encoding SemiSWEET transporter codes for MDAITVLGLAAAALTTVALFPQLFKVIKTKSTKDISTGMFSLFCSGVLLWFIYGLLTNHLPIIIANSVAFVQAVIILIFKVKYK; via the coding sequence ATGGATGCTATTACAGTCCTTGGATTGGCAGCTGCCGCGTTAACCACCGTCGCGTTGTTTCCTCAGCTGTTCAAGGTGATTAAAACCAAATCCACCAAAGATATCTCAACGGGGATGTTTAGCCTATTCTGCAGCGGAGTCCTGCTGTGGTTCATCTATGGATTGCTCACCAACCATCTGCCCATAATCATCGCGAACTCCGTGGCGTTTGTCCAGGCTGTTATCATTCTTATTTTCAAAGTAAAATACAAGTAA
- the rrp4 gene encoding exosome complex RNA-binding protein Rrp4 — MPAFFEKKQLVTPGEMLAEGDYLPGENTYVENGKIYASRIGLVDSDNKKVNVVALRAFYVPKVGDIVIGTVVEVGFNGWTVDIKAPYTALLRASDVLSRPFKPQNDELSAVLTAGDLIVAKIASYDRAHDPQLTVSEPGLGKITRGQILQVTPTKIPRIIGRKGSMISMIKQETNCQIILGLNGVVLVTGKTLEEEEIAIGAIRKIEEESHTSGLTDRITQLLKEKKPVKVEENKVE; from the coding sequence ATGCCAGCATTCTTTGAAAAAAAACAGCTCGTGACCCCCGGTGAAATGCTCGCGGAAGGCGACTATTTACCCGGCGAAAACACGTACGTAGAAAACGGCAAGATTTACGCCTCAAGGATTGGACTCGTAGACAGCGACAACAAGAAAGTTAACGTAGTTGCACTTAGGGCTTTTTATGTGCCTAAAGTAGGCGACATCGTCATCGGCACAGTCGTGGAAGTCGGCTTCAACGGCTGGACCGTGGATATTAAAGCGCCCTACACCGCGCTCCTGCGTGCATCAGACGTTCTCAGCAGACCCTTCAAACCCCAAAACGACGAGTTATCCGCAGTCCTAACCGCAGGCGACTTAATCGTTGCCAAAATAGCATCCTACGACCGCGCACACGACCCCCAATTAACCGTGAGCGAACCCGGCTTAGGAAAGATTACCCGTGGACAAATCCTGCAGGTGACCCCGACAAAGATTCCCCGCATCATCGGACGCAAAGGCTCCATGATCTCCATGATTAAGCAGGAAACCAACTGCCAAATCATACTGGGCCTAAACGGCGTTGTCTTGGTGACGGGTAAAACTCTCGAAGAAGAGGAAATCGCCATAGGCGCTATCCGCAAAATCGAGGAGGAATCTCACACCAGCGGTTTAACCGATCGCATCACCCAGTTATTGAAAGAAAAGAAACCCGTTAAAGTGGAGGAAAACAAAGTTGAATGA
- a CDS encoding archaeal proteasome endopeptidase complex subunit alpha: protein MSVFAAPGAYDRAITVFSPDGRLFQVEYAMELVNRGATILGIQTSDGLVLGSEENIEVLEEAGYSWKIFKVDDHIGAAIVGLSSDARILIDQARIYAQSNKLTYDEPIDIEVVTKRICDIQQMYTQHAGVRPFGVSIIFGGVDKTGPRVFGTHPSGTYRGYKATALGAGRETVLGILKEEYKDNSTLDGTIKLAVKCLVKALEARQLPPRIKIAVIPAATKKMEMLNDDTVEGYIKELGSSK, encoded by the coding sequence ATGTCTGTATTTGCAGCACCAGGAGCATATGACCGTGCAATTACTGTATTCTCACCCGATGGGCGACTCTTCCAAGTCGAATACGCCATGGAACTCGTTAACCGCGGCGCAACCATACTGGGCATACAGACCAGCGATGGATTAGTTCTCGGCTCAGAGGAAAACATAGAGGTCCTTGAAGAAGCAGGGTACTCATGGAAAATCTTCAAGGTGGACGATCACATTGGAGCCGCCATCGTGGGGTTAAGCTCAGACGCACGCATCCTAATCGACCAAGCACGCATCTACGCGCAAAGCAACAAACTAACATACGACGAACCCATCGATATAGAAGTCGTAACTAAACGCATATGCGACATCCAACAAATGTACACCCAGCACGCAGGTGTGCGACCATTCGGCGTATCCATCATCTTTGGCGGCGTCGACAAAACCGGCCCCAGAGTCTTCGGAACACACCCCAGCGGAACCTACCGCGGATACAAAGCCACTGCGCTTGGCGCAGGACGCGAAACCGTTCTTGGCATACTCAAGGAAGAATACAAGGACAACTCGACCCTCGACGGCACCATAAAACTCGCAGTGAAATGCCTAGTTAAAGCCCTTGAAGCACGTCAGCTTCCACCCAGAATCAAAATCGCCGTAATCCCAGCCGCGACCAAGAAAATGGAAATGCTAAACGACGACACAGTGGAAGGCTACATTAAAGAGCTGGGTTCAAGCAAGTGA
- a CDS encoding ribosome assembly factor SBDS — MSERFTVARLTRDNEHFEILVKPQKALDYRNGKITGITEVLAAETIFSDANKGTKVSEDAMKKAFKTVDPQKIADEILKKGTLQLTTDQRRKMVEDKKRQVIDFISREAVDPKTNLPHPPMRIENAMEQIRYPIDPYKPVEEQARDIVKLLRPILPLKVEQMKVAVRIPAQYAARAYGSIKNYGAIKREEWRGDGSWYGELELPAGSYASLLNKLGDVTKGSGEAKVI; from the coding sequence ATGAGTGAAAGGTTCACCGTCGCACGTTTAACCCGCGACAATGAGCATTTCGAGATCCTAGTTAAACCCCAGAAGGCACTGGATTATCGAAACGGCAAAATCACCGGTATAACGGAGGTTTTAGCCGCCGAAACCATTTTCAGCGACGCAAACAAAGGCACCAAAGTCTCCGAAGACGCCATGAAGAAAGCCTTCAAAACGGTGGACCCCCAGAAAATCGCAGATGAAATCCTCAAAAAAGGAACCCTGCAATTAACAACCGACCAAAGAAGAAAGATGGTTGAAGACAAAAAAAGACAAGTAATAGACTTCATCTCCCGAGAAGCAGTCGACCCAAAAACCAACCTGCCTCACCCCCCCATGCGCATCGAAAACGCCATGGAGCAAATCCGCTATCCCATCGACCCCTACAAACCCGTAGAGGAGCAAGCACGAGACATCGTGAAGCTACTCCGCCCCATTCTGCCCCTCAAAGTAGAGCAGATGAAGGTGGCAGTGAGAATCCCCGCGCAATACGCAGCACGCGCATATGGCTCCATCAAGAACTATGGCGCCATCAAACGTGAAGAATGGCGTGGCGACGGCTCATGGTATGGCGAACTCGAGTTGCCCGCTGGTTCATATGCCTCACTGCTCAACAAGTTGGGTGACGTAACCAAGGGAAGTGGAGAAGCAAAAGTAATCTAA
- a CDS encoding helix-turn-helix domain-containing protein encodes MSTGESKEVLKGTTLEVYRFLLKSKKPVGTRELQRALDLSSSSVATYHLGKLEEAGLLRRELGGYSVAKYLLENSIKISRFLVPRYLFYAIFAVAALVLELTVLQPSVMYREYVFSLAVTAVFVVFLCYETAKTWKSGTL; translated from the coding sequence GTGTCAACTGGCGAATCCAAAGAAGTGCTTAAGGGAACAACCCTTGAAGTCTACCGTTTCCTACTGAAAAGCAAAAAGCCAGTGGGCACGCGGGAACTCCAAAGGGCGCTTGACCTCAGCAGTTCATCGGTTGCCACCTACCATCTGGGCAAACTCGAAGAAGCGGGGCTGCTGCGCCGCGAACTGGGCGGATACAGCGTTGCCAAGTACCTGCTGGAGAACAGCATCAAAATCAGCCGGTTCCTCGTCCCACGGTACCTCTTCTACGCCATCTTCGCGGTGGCGGCGCTGGTTCTGGAGCTGACAGTTCTGCAGCCCTCGGTGATGTATCGGGAATACGTGTTTTCGTTGGCGGTAACGGCGGTTTTTGTGGTTTTTCTATGCTATGAAACCGCTAAGACATGGAAAAGCGGCACTCTATAG
- the rrp42 gene encoding exosome complex protein Rrp42 translates to MSSLITKVRLKQIEGLIEKNQRLDERGLTDYREIKIEQGVIEKAEGSARVLLGKTEVLVGVKVETGEPFPDTPGEGVMTVNAELVPLASPNFEPGPPDENSIELARVVDRGIRESHAIDTAKLCIEEGKKVFVVFVDVYVLNHDGNLIDASALAAMAALLNTKMPNYEITKSGELKIKQGYSQLPLKSHPITVTIGKINNKLVVDPWLEEESVMDSRITFASNEAGNICAIQKGGSSYFTPQQILDASKIALEKAAELRKKLGW, encoded by the coding sequence ATGTCATCTCTTATCACTAAAGTCCGGCTAAAGCAAATTGAAGGCCTCATCGAAAAGAACCAGCGCCTCGACGAACGGGGCTTAACTGACTACCGCGAAATCAAAATCGAGCAAGGCGTCATCGAGAAAGCCGAAGGCTCCGCCCGAGTGCTCCTGGGCAAAACCGAGGTTCTCGTCGGCGTCAAAGTGGAAACCGGCGAACCCTTCCCCGACACACCCGGCGAAGGCGTCATGACCGTTAACGCAGAGCTTGTTCCGTTGGCTTCCCCCAACTTCGAGCCTGGTCCACCAGACGAAAACAGCATCGAATTGGCACGCGTCGTTGACCGCGGCATCAGAGAATCCCACGCTATCGACACCGCTAAACTCTGTATTGAGGAAGGCAAAAAAGTCTTCGTGGTCTTCGTCGATGTCTACGTGCTTAACCACGACGGCAACCTCATCGATGCATCTGCTCTGGCAGCCATGGCAGCGTTGCTTAACACCAAGATGCCTAACTACGAAATCACCAAAAGCGGCGAACTTAAAATCAAGCAAGGCTACAGTCAGCTGCCCCTTAAGAGTCACCCCATAACCGTCACCATCGGCAAAATCAACAACAAACTCGTCGTTGACCCCTGGCTTGAAGAGGAATCCGTGATGGATTCACGCATAACCTTCGCATCCAACGAGGCAGGCAACATCTGCGCCATACAGAAGGGCGGCTCTAGCTATTTCACACCGCAACAGATTTTAGATGCATCAAAGATTGCTCTGGAGAAAGCAGCTGAACTTCGCAAGAAACTTGGCTGGTGA
- a CDS encoding DNA-directed RNA polymerase subunit D, with the protein MEILEKNDIALRVVVRDADVPLMNALRRLALAEVPCMAIEEVVMIENSSILQDEIIAHRLGLTPLRTDLDSYNLPESCECQSEFGCPQCRVTLTLDAEAKDGTRTVYSGEIVSENPEILPVSDKIPIIKLAKNQKLKLEAYARLGKGKTHAKWQPVSMCAYKYYPKITVPAEKCEGCSKCVDICSKKVLAFKDEKMAVRDLLACTLCMDCVEACTQKPSPLKIEWEKNAFILNIESTGALPPERVLKEATKLLGKQLDEFETLIKAELP; encoded by the coding sequence ATGGAAATCTTAGAAAAGAACGATATTGCCTTACGCGTTGTAGTTCGAGACGCGGATGTTCCTTTAATGAACGCTCTGCGTCGCTTAGCGCTTGCTGAGGTTCCCTGTATGGCAATTGAAGAAGTCGTCATGATCGAGAACAGCTCGATTCTGCAGGACGAAATCATCGCGCATCGCCTCGGCCTTACCCCCCTGCGCACTGACCTTGACTCCTATAATTTGCCTGAAAGCTGCGAGTGCCAAAGCGAATTCGGCTGCCCCCAATGCCGCGTCACCCTAACGCTTGATGCAGAAGCCAAGGATGGCACCCGAACTGTCTACTCAGGCGAAATCGTCTCCGAGAACCCCGAGATTCTCCCGGTTTCCGACAAAATCCCAATTATTAAGTTGGCAAAGAACCAGAAGCTGAAGCTTGAAGCGTACGCGCGGCTTGGCAAAGGCAAAACCCACGCTAAGTGGCAGCCTGTCTCGATGTGCGCTTACAAGTATTACCCCAAAATCACTGTTCCCGCGGAGAAGTGTGAGGGCTGCTCTAAATGCGTTGACATCTGCTCCAAGAAGGTTTTAGCTTTCAAGGATGAGAAAATGGCTGTCCGCGACCTCTTAGCCTGCACCTTATGCATGGACTGCGTCGAGGCCTGCACCCAGAAGCCTTCCCCGCTTAAAATCGAGTGGGAAAAGAACGCGTTCATCCTAAACATTGAATCTACAGGTGCGCTTCCACCCGAGCGGGTACTTAAAGAAGCCACCAAACTGTTAGGCAAACAACTAGACGAATTTGAAACCTTAATCAAGGCTGAACTACCATGA
- a CDS encoding 30S ribosomal protein S11 has translation MSANSKRNEKWAIVHIFSSYNNTLIHITDISGAETISRTTGGMYVKADRMESSPYAAMRAATGAAEVARDKGITAIHIKVRAPGGSGPRTPGPGAQAAIRALARFGFRIERIEEVTPIPHDGTRRPGGRRGRRV, from the coding sequence CTGAGCGCCAATAGCAAACGCAACGAGAAATGGGCAATTGTCCATATCTTCAGTTCCTACAACAACACCCTAATCCACATCACTGACATATCTGGCGCAGAAACCATCTCACGCACCACCGGCGGCATGTACGTTAAAGCAGACCGCATGGAATCCTCACCCTACGCAGCTATGCGAGCAGCCACAGGCGCAGCTGAAGTTGCACGTGACAAAGGCATAACCGCCATACACATCAAAGTCCGCGCACCCGGCGGCAGTGGACCCAGAACCCCTGGGCCAGGCGCACAGGCAGCAATCAGAGCCTTAGCAAGATTTGGCTTCCGCATTGAACGCATCGAAGAAGTCACCCCGATTCCCCACGACGGCACAAGACGACCCGGCGGAAGAAGAGGCAGAAGAGTCTAA
- a CDS encoding 30S ribosomal protein S13: protein MSQEYRYIVRIMGTDVQGTMKTSYAVAQVKGLSSSLANAIIKKAGVNPDLRVGLITESDVSKIEDVIRDPAKYSIPAWMFNRRKDSDTGKDMHLLSAELAYKIKTDIDGAKEIRSWRGYRHAYSLKVRGQRTKTTGRQGKSLGVKKKTLMAKPGAPAAGGK, encoded by the coding sequence ATGTCACAGGAATACCGCTATATTGTTCGTATCATGGGCACCGACGTTCAGGGCACCATGAAGACTTCTTATGCAGTTGCACAGGTTAAAGGCTTAAGTTCAAGCCTCGCCAACGCCATCATCAAGAAGGCAGGCGTAAACCCTGACCTACGCGTTGGTTTGATTACTGAATCAGACGTATCAAAAATCGAAGATGTAATCCGGGACCCAGCAAAATATAGCATCCCCGCATGGATGTTTAACCGCCGCAAAGACAGCGACACCGGAAAAGACATGCATCTTCTAAGTGCAGAACTCGCATATAAAATAAAAACTGACATTGACGGAGCCAAAGAAATCAGGTCCTGGCGTGGATACCGCCATGCTTACAGCCTGAAAGTAAGAGGCCAAAGAACCAAAACCACTGGGCGCCAAGGTAAATCTTTAGGAGTTAAGAAGAAGACTCTGATGGCTAAGCCGGGTGCACCTGCCGCCGGAGGCAAATAA
- a CDS encoding KEOPS complex subunit Pcc1 has product MSSCAQATIHLKFATEKQLTAVLAALQPETKALPTKRSNVALTRSGSQLTLNATAEDTVALRATLNAYLHWIQSTLNVLEALEKT; this is encoded by the coding sequence ATGTCCAGCTGCGCACAAGCCACCATACACCTCAAATTCGCCACCGAAAAACAGTTAACCGCAGTTCTCGCTGCACTGCAACCCGAAACCAAGGCGCTGCCCACAAAGCGATCAAACGTGGCGCTAACACGCAGCGGCAGCCAACTCACCCTAAACGCCACAGCAGAGGACACCGTGGCGCTGCGGGCAACCCTTAACGCATACCTGCACTGGATACAATCCACCCTAAACGTCCTAGAAGCCCTAGAGAAAACGTAA
- the rrp41 gene encoding exosome complex exonuclease Rrp41, giving the protein MNEKSDKLIDKKGIRLDGRKADELRPLKLQVGVLSNADGSAYIEHGKNKILAAAFGPREMHPKHLAQPDRMVLRCRYHMAPFSVQERKSPAPSRREVELSKVIKEALEPALFLELYPRTGVDVFVEVLQADGGTRCAAITAAALAIADAGVPMRDLVVACAAGKVDDTVVLDLFDAEDKLGAADVPVAFMPSLNAVTLLQMDGILAPAEFEKAVTMAMEGCRKIYVMQKEALKTKYMVVKEDEE; this is encoded by the coding sequence TTGAATGAAAAATCCGATAAGTTAATCGACAAAAAAGGCATTCGGCTCGATGGAAGAAAAGCCGATGAGCTGCGCCCCCTAAAACTTCAAGTTGGCGTACTCTCAAACGCTGACGGCTCAGCCTACATTGAACATGGCAAAAACAAAATCCTAGCCGCCGCGTTTGGCCCAAGAGAAATGCATCCTAAACACCTCGCCCAACCCGACCGCATGGTTCTACGCTGCCGCTACCACATGGCACCCTTCTCAGTGCAGGAACGCAAATCCCCCGCACCCTCACGACGCGAAGTCGAATTAAGCAAAGTCATAAAGGAAGCACTTGAACCCGCACTATTCCTTGAACTCTACCCCCGCACCGGCGTTGACGTATTCGTCGAAGTCCTGCAGGCAGACGGAGGAACAAGATGCGCAGCCATCACCGCCGCTGCACTCGCCATCGCCGACGCAGGCGTCCCCATGCGCGACTTAGTCGTGGCATGCGCCGCAGGCAAAGTCGACGACACCGTAGTTCTGGACCTCTTTGATGCAGAAGACAAGTTAGGTGCAGCAGACGTTCCAGTCGCATTCATGCCCAGCCTCAACGCTGTGACGCTGCTCCAGATGGACGGCATCTTAGCCCCCGCTGAGTTTGAGAAAGCAGTCACTATGGCTATGGAAGGCTGCCGCAAAATCTACGTGATGCAGAAGGAAGCGTTAAAGACTAAATACATGGTTGTTAAGGAGGATGAAGAGTAA
- a CDS encoding 50S ribosomal protein L37ae, with protein MPKTKKVGPTRGLGTRYGSTVRKQYVKVVTELKKPHRCPQCGFIRVRRVSVGVWRCGKCEFTFAGGAYTPTTKLGAVARRAAKGTVAEEAGAAAAVEEAESDIDVESAPEEETE; from the coding sequence ATGCCAAAGACAAAGAAAGTAGGTCCAACTCGAGGATTAGGAACAAGGTACGGCTCCACAGTAAGAAAACAGTACGTTAAAGTAGTCACGGAACTCAAGAAACCTCACCGTTGCCCCCAATGCGGCTTTATCCGCGTTCGCCGGGTCAGCGTGGGTGTCTGGCGATGCGGCAAATGTGAATTCACCTTTGCAGGCGGAGCTTACACTCCAACCACCAAGCTTGGCGCTGTTGCTCGTCGCGCAGCAAAGGGCACGGTTGCTGAGGAAGCCGGGGCTGCCGCAGCCGTCGAGGAAGCGGAATCAGACATCGATGTTGAATCGGCGCCTGAAGAAGAAACCGAGTAA
- a CDS encoding 30S ribosomal protein S4 has product MGDPKKQRKKFETPRFPWRKDILQEELKLLGLYGLRNKHELWRHKTTLSKARGIARSLISKSEEERAKMENELLATLKKKGILAETAVLDNVLDLTIEDILERRLQTIVFRKGLARTSFQARQLITHGHVTIDNRRVTIPGYIVPKEEEPKIVYSPESAVAKQEHPLRLGLSVVAKPPEVREPRRGRRGGRGGGRF; this is encoded by the coding sequence ATGGGAGATCCAAAGAAGCAACGTAAGAAATTCGAAACGCCACGTTTCCCTTGGCGAAAAGACATCCTCCAAGAAGAACTAAAGCTTCTGGGGCTATACGGTTTACGTAACAAACATGAGCTTTGGCGCCACAAAACCACCCTGTCCAAGGCCAGAGGCATCGCCCGCTCCCTCATCAGCAAAAGCGAAGAGGAACGCGCGAAAATGGAGAATGAGCTGCTGGCAACCCTTAAAAAGAAGGGTATCTTGGCGGAAACCGCGGTTCTCGACAACGTGCTCGACTTAACCATCGAGGACATCTTGGAGCGGAGACTGCAAACAATCGTTTTCCGCAAGGGATTGGCACGCACCAGCTTCCAGGCACGTCAACTTATCACTCACGGCCACGTAACCATCGATAACCGCAGAGTAACCATCCCCGGCTACATCGTGCCCAAAGAGGAAGAGCCAAAAATCGTCTATTCACCTGAAAGCGCCGTTGCAAAACAGGAGCATCCCCTACGCTTGGGCCTTAGCGTTGTAGCTAAACCCCCTGAGGTACGGGAACCCCGTAGAGGACGCAGAGGCGGACGCGGAGGCGGCAGATTCTGA